In Primulina eburnea isolate SZY01 chromosome 5, ASM2296580v1, whole genome shotgun sequence, a single window of DNA contains:
- the LOC140832969 gene encoding probable serine/threonine-protein kinase At1g54610, which yields MGCVFGKEISSGPSSGAVVDGKGRVDVEERDSSRPPGKREKLVVDSVSKSEVGGDAGEVRNGENQKEELKEGNERRPKGERRRSKQNPRLSNPPKHVHGEQVAAGWPSWLSAVAGEAINGWTPRRADTFEKIEKIGQGTYSNVYKARDAITGKIVALKKVRFDNLEPESVRFMAREILILRRLDHPNVVKLQGLVTSRMSCSLYLVFDYMEHDLAGLASSPGIKFTETQVKCYMHQLLSGLEHCHNRHVLHRDIKGSNLLIDDEGVLKIADFGLASTFDPNSKQPMTSRVVTLWYRPPELLLGATYYGLGIDLWSAGCILAELFAGKPIMTGRTEVEQLHRIFKLCGSPSEEYWKKSKLPHATIFKPQQSYKRCIAQTFKDFPPSSLPLIDRLLAIDPADRQTATAALESDFFTTKPYACDPSALPKYPPSKEIDAKRRDEEARRIRAAGKTQADGVKKTRARDRQRAIPAPEANAELQANIDRRRLITHANAKSKSEKFPPPHQDGGLGYPLGTSHHIDPSFDPPDVPFSSMNFSYSKDPIQTWSGPLVDPSAAVAPRRKSKPSKKDNRKG from the exons ATGGGGTGTGTTTTTGGGAAAGAGATTTCATCTGGGCCGTCTAGTGGTGCTGTTGTAGATGGAAAGGGGAGGGTTGACGTAGAAGAGAGAGATTCATCTAGGCCACCAGGGAAGAGAGAAAAGCTAGTAGTTGATTCAGTAAGTAAATCTGAGGTTGGTGGTGATGCTGGTGAGGTTCGAAATGGCGAAAATCAGAAGGAGGAGCTGAAGGAGGGGAATGAACGGCGCCCAAAGGGTGAGAGGAGGAGGTCTAAGCAAAATCCAAGGTTAAGTAATCCCCCCAAACACGTCCATGGGGAGCAAGTGGCTGCTGGGTGGCCATCTTGGCTCTCAGCAGTCGCGGGAGAAGCCATCAATGGTTGGACACCACGCCGTGCTGATACATTTGAAAAAATTGAGAAG ATCGGACAAGGTACTTATAGTAATGTGTATAAAGCTAGAGATGCCATAACAGGGAAGATTGTTGCGTTAAAGAAGGTTAGGTTTGACAATTTGGAGCCTGAAAGTGTGCGATTTATGGCTAGGGAGATATTAATTCTACGCCGGTTGGATCATCCCAATGTTGTCAAACTACAAGGATTGGTGACATCAAGAATGTCATGTAGTTTGTACTTGGTGTTTGACTACATGGAGCATGATTTAGCTGGCCTTGCTTCTAGCCCTGGGATCAAGTTTACGGAGACGCAG GTTAAATGCTACATGCATCAGCTGTTGTCTGGCCTTGAGCACTGCCACAACCGCCATGTATTGCATCGTGATATAAAGGGATCAAACCTTCTTATAGATGATGAAGGCGTACTTAAGATCGCTGATTTTGGATTAGCTTCCACCTTTGACCCAAACAGCAAGCAGCCCATGACTAGTCGTGTGGTAACACTATGGTATAGGCCTCCAGAGCTGCTTCTTGGTGCCACCTATTATGGATTAGGTATTGATTTGTGGAGTGCTGGATGCATTTTAGCCGAGCTATTTGCCGGGAAGCCTATAATGACTGGGCGAACAGAG GTGGAGCAGTTGCATCGGATTTTCAAGCTATGTGGTTCACCATCAGAAGAATATTGGAAGAAATCGAAGCTTCCTCATGCAACCATATTCAAGCCCCAACAATCATATAAAAGATGCATAGCACAAACATTTAAAGATTTTCCGCCATCATCATTGCCTCTAATAGATCGTCTACTTGCAATTGATCCAGCTGATCGCCAAACTGCTACGGCTGCATTAGAGAGTGAT TTTTTCACAACAAAGCCTTATGCTTGTGATCCTTCAGCCCTTCCAAAGTACCCGCCGAGCAAGGAGATTGATGCTAAGCGTCGTGATGAAGAAGCTAGGAG GATAAGAGCTGCCGGTAAAACACAAGCGGATGGTGTGAAGAAAACACGTGCACGTGATCGGCAGCGAGCAATTCCGGCACCCGAAGCCAATGCTGAGCTGCAAGCTAATATTGAT AGGAGGCGACTAATCACACACGCTAACGCAAAGAGCAAGAGCGAAAAGTTTCCTCCCCCACACCAAGATGGAGGACTCGGTTATCCCTTAGGAACGTCTCACCACATTGATCCATCCTTCGACCCCCCTGACGTGCCTTTCAGTTCTATGAATTTCTCGTACTCCAAAGATCCTATTCAAACTTGGTCTGGCCCATTGGTCGATCCCTCAGCTGCGGTCGCTCCAAGAAGAAAATCAAAGCCATCGAAGAAGGATAATCGGAAGGGATAA